In Fragaria vesca subsp. vesca linkage group LG1, FraVesHawaii_1.0, whole genome shotgun sequence, the sequence CCGAATGACACTTGGGAGCCTTCTCCATGGATTTTATCAATAGCCTGCCTCATTTTTAAGGCTTCAATGCTATAAGAGTATAATGGTTGTTGATGATAGGTTGTCTAAGTTTGTGTACTTTATACCGGTCGCACGTCTCTTCATGGCTGCTCAAATAGCCAACATCTTCATGCGTGAAGTCAGTGGCTGATCCAGCCCAAGGCTTGTTTGGGCTACAGGCTAGGTGAGATCCTTGGGCCCAAAATTCTACTAGACCCAATATATATATAAAGTCATACGAGTATACGACATCGCTCCAGCCTCCAACCATACGAGTTTAGGTCAGTCCTCAGATCCAAAGTCGAAACACCTCACCTTAAACCCCTATCGCTCGTCTGCAATCTGCTCACCGTCGCTCGTCTGCAGTCTGCTCGCCGTCTCCTCGCCCATCGCCGTCGCCTGCTTGGCTGCTCGGCTGCTCGCCTCTCGTCGCCTGCTCTGCTGCTCGCCGTCGTTGTCTCCATGTCTCCCGAGTCCCCCCGTTCATTTCCCCAAACGGCCAGACCACTGAGACCATGTGTGTATTCTTATTTCTTAGTTTCTTAATTCTTACTCAATTAGTTTTGTCACTTTGTGTAATTTTGTATTTGTGTTCTCACTGTTCTGGGTATAGAATTTGAATTTGAAGTATGAAATTGAAAAAAAATAGAATTTGAAGTCATATTGAAAAAGAATTTGTTGAAGCAGTTGACAATGAGATGGTGATTAAAGATTTTAAAGCTCTGGGGCCTCGTAGAGTACAGTTTAGTTAGTTTTTATTTGTGTTTCTTGTATTGTATTGTGTCTAATTTTTTTTCATGTAAATGTGTTTGAGGGTAAAACTTGCTACGTCCCCTTATGTATGTATGTTCTTTTTTAATGAACTAAAATTTCTCGCACTGTTGATTAAAATTTTTTGTGCGTTGCATTTAGCCCATGTGAGATATTCGTCCTGCATCTGCCACTGCGTGAAGTGTTCATGCTTCATGGAATGCCAACTACGATTGTTAATGACCGAGACCTCATTTTTGTCAGGATTTCTAGACAAAATTCTTTAAACCTAAACCCAAGGCACTCAATTATGCCAGAGGTTGTCAATAGATGCCTTGGAAAACTACTTGCATTGCATTGTCTTCGATAAGCCTATATATAGTTTGGAACTCATGCACTAGGTAGAGTGGTGGTACAACACCACCCTTCACTCCACCGTCAAAATGACACCTTGCTAGGCCTTGTATGGTAATCCCCCTCTTACAGTATCTAACTACATTCCTGAAACCATCAAAGTGCATTCAGTGGACACCAAGCTGTAAGACGAAGATCAATTGCTTCTCAACCTAAAGAACCGCATGACGATTGCATATAACAGGAATAATATGCTGAAAAAGGGAGGGCTTGACCGAGAATTCCTCATCGGCGACTAGGTATTTCTACAAGAGGAAATCTCTCATCAATCGCCTTGCTCACAAACTCTCACCTTGATACTATGGACCATTCAAAATTGAAGAGAAAGCGGGGGCAATAGCCTATCGCCTGAATCTTCCACCCCATTCAGAAATTCATCTGTTCTTCCATGTGTCCTTGTTGAAAAACAGAATTGGAGATGGCAATCCTATTTCTACTACTCCGCCTCCATTCAATGACAAAAGGGAAATCTTATGGAAACCCCTGGACACGGGTGTTAGAACCAAGAAGGCCAAGGCCACCACTACTTGGTTTAATGGGAGGGGATGCTTGCCGTAGACGCCACTTGGGAGTATGCCGGAAAAACTGCTAAACGCTTCCCTGAGTTCCGCGCTTAAGGACATGCTTGTTCAAAGTTGTTGAGAAAATGTGCTCCAAATTGTAACCTTATCTTTCGTTTAATTAAATTTCATTCAAGATAAAGAAAATGTGCTTCAGGAGAGTATAATAATAAAAAACGAAACTTGGAATAAACAAATGAGTTGTACTGTCCACAAACTTACCCTTTAGCTCTATATACCCCCGTTCAGGACAGTTGCAACTAAAAGCGACTCTACTCAAACTGAAAATATGCACAGTAAATTTCTCATGGGAGTAGATGAGAAGTCATTACGCTCATACATCACACCAATCATGTCAAAGCATCCTTAGATACTTTACTCCCTTGGATGATGATGATGATCTCTATGTGTCTCCACTCTATCTATGACATCCAATGCCTTTTCCTTATCTATACCAAAATCAATGACAGGAACCCCAGAAGACAGCCTGCTGAAAGGTAACACTTTCTTGGTTCCTTCCCCTGATGAATAGCTGTTGCTCTTGTTCAATCTACCCAGGTTTCCCAAACTAGAAACATTCTCAAAGTCCTGACTTTTACTAATTCCGGGAACCCGTTTTCTCTTACTTACATCCTGCAGCATCTGTTGGTCATCAGTTGTTAGCACGGCTGAGGGAGGGATGTCCGTCAGCTGCTTATTTGTGTTTGGGAGGGTTGTGGTAGCTATGGACTTAACAGGTGATCGCATACCCACACTAGTGGATGCAGGCTTGCTTTGAGAGACCAAATAATGAAGCCACAACACTAGTTTGAGTACACAGGCTTCTGTTTTTTCCCTATTTGCATGATGGAATGTCTCGATCCGAATCACCTCAGTCTGTGGAGCTGGTTTACGATTCGTCTCAGCACTACATAAAAGAAATGATAGACTAAGAAACCCAAACACGAAACGAAAACATGGTGACAGTGAAAACAAACAGTATATGGTTACTTACCCAGTACTCGCCCACTCACCTACCCAACCAAAACCATGGTGATCTCTGTTAAAAGATTTTGGAACAAAAGAAACAAAATAATGAATCAGTAATGAACTGTCGCAACAAAAAGAAACAAAAACATTTCACACACACTAGAAAATTATCTGCTTTGCAGAACAGCTGGCCATCTTACTTGGCTGTATTTGCAGCCATTGGAACAAGCCAGTGCAGAGTTTTCTCCATCTCAGCTTTGATTTGTGTGATAGTGAGCTGCAGGAAACAATTTAGAAGGCAAAAAAACCTACTTCAAATTTCAAACAATTATCAGCTACAGAAAAGACAAATGCAAGTGTATGTCTATAGTAAAGAGTCTATACTACATACAACTTGGGTCCAACAATGTGTTGGATTACTTTCTTTAAAAATGGATCCCTTCAAGGAAAGGGTGTCTATATAGAGAGTTCTATTATTGAAAGGGACCTCTCAAAAAATGAAAATAAAGGATCATAATGGTCAAGCCCAGCTCATACATGACGAAATAAAATGACCATGCATTTCTGAACTTCCTATTTTATAATCATCTCTCATAAACCAATCCTAAATCATTACACCATTTTGATTATCATCATTTAAATAGTCATCAAGAACATTGTGTTTGTTTAATTGTTTGATACTTTGATCCATTATGAGAACATAAGTTAATGGTGTCCAATTGGCCCATTTTATTCCTAATTTCATCCTTGAATGGGGGCCTAATACATGGATGCTTTGAGGGATGAAACCCTAATCAGAAACCTTTAGTCTTAGTGCAATCAAAATAGACAAGCACAGAACTTCAGAAGAAAATATGCACATGACAATAAATGGCCAAACATTTTTCCAATATGACATACTTTTTTTTAAGGTATTCCTTAAAAGTGAGAGCAATGAAAATACACAGGTCATATCCTTGGACAATTTTGTGGTAGAAATATGGATCCTTCTTTACATATATAGTCAAGGAGACTAAGATGAGATAATACCTCTTCTTTAATATGGAAAGAATGTAATTTGGAGCGTAAAGATGATTTTATATTAGGCGGCAAGCTCTGGTATAATGTATCTCTTGTAGTTGGCGGCGGAGCACTTGACCTGACTACCTAAATGCAACGAAGCAGACTCAGCAAAAAACATGTAAAGATGAATTATGGTATAGAAGACGCATGAGACCAAAGACTAAAGTAAATGTTAGCTGATATATGTCTAAATACACAAATCAAAACCCATTAGGTGAAGTGTGCAATTGATTAAACTTTTCATTATATTATAAAAAATATGAGATAGTTGATACGAGGGAGAAAAATCAAATAACTCAACTCCACATTATTTTGTTCATATGTTTATACAATATTTATATACATATATGTATTGTGTTATTAGTGTAATGGAATCAATCTGGGGTTAAGTGAACCAAGGCATGCTACATTAGGGCAGTAATGAGACTATTTGCTAGTACGGTAAAGGATAATCTATGAGAAACGTCATTTCAGTTTCATTTATAAGATACCTGCAGTACCAGTTAGAAATCATGTAATATGCATAATAAGAAAAGGACAGAACAGAGAATCATAACTCACAAGAGTATCGATTTGGAGAACAATATTTGCATAATGTAAAGAAAGTCCAGCAGGTCCCAACTTTTGATATTTATTTGTGGCTCCCTCCGCAGTTTTCTGACCTTCTGCATATTTCAACGAAGAAGCATCATTGTCAGTTTTCTCAGAAAAGTAACTGCAGATCATAGTCAAAGAAGATAAGTGTTCAACTCTTTGTCATGACTATCGGTGGCAGAAAAATAAGGTTGAACAAAACAGCCTTAGACAGTCTTATGAGAATCTAGGTGAGGGCAGAAAACTGATTCTAAAATTTGTGGAAAACTCAGGTTCGACCCATGAAAGCAATTGTTTTAGATGGATGGAGACTATGATTCCTATAAAAGATGATGGATGGGGACTATGATTCAGAAACCATTCCAACTGAGTATCATATAAAAGTTGAATGATATGTGTTCTTCACATGTTTTTACAACATACAAAATTTTCAGAAATAAACAATATACTATAATCAGGCCTTTTTCAGATACAAACCTCCTTCTTTATTCAAAAGGTACGGATTTCCTTAATTGACCTACTTTTCGACCATATATTCTCATCTCAACCGTTTATCTTTTAGGTATATATGAGTAGATCATCTCTACAAAATTTCAGCCAAATTGATAATCATTAAAGTATTCAAAACCGTGAATTACACAAACAATTCAAGTTGAACAGATTTGGTTCGCTCATTGTAATCATATAGTTTTGATACCTTAACGATCACCAATTTAGCTGAAATTTTGCAGAGATGATCATGTCATATATATCTAGATACTACTTGGCTATGATCGAAAAATATGACCGAAAAGTGGTCCTGTTGGCAAAATCCGTACCTTTTGAATAAATAAGGATGTTTGGACCTGATAAGGATTGATACTATAATAACCTAAAAGACAATACAGAGGCTAATACCTAATCTGGGATACATAGAAGTAGCCATTGTGACCTATAACAGCTATGTTTTACAGATGATAATGATCAAGAAAATCTCTTGATAAAACAATTAATCATGTATTGAAGCCTGAAACAATATGCCGTTCAAAGATCAAAATGACACATGCATATGTTATATTGGCAGATTGGACCTGAAACATACATACCAGCACTACGAAAGGCTGCATGCATCTCTAGATATAAAAAGTGGACTATTTCAACAAGCTTTTCCATCACCTGCATTCCAAAATATCAAATGTTACAAATTAAACTGTAACTAGTATGTCACTACTTGTTTATCAAGCAGACACTGAACTTTGGGAATTAAATAGACCATGTCCTATACAACATGAAGTTAGTCTTTCAAACAACCAGCATTTTCAATGGTCGAAAAAAAATTTACTACCGGAGAATACCATAGATGTGTGCAAAACAAAAGCAGAAATAATAAACGTCTGGAAAAAAAACAGGTCAGAAAACTGATCAGCAACTCAATGAAACGCATTCAATTACCTCTTCCATACTTTTGGACCAAAGTGACTTTTTCTTTAAACTTTTAACTAGTTTCCTTTGGCTTTTTAGTTCAGATCTCAAGATTCCAAGGGTATCACCTATGAGATGAACAATAACAAAAACCAAAAAAAAACAGTGATATAATCAGTCAAGTGACACTCACATCAGATCATAAATTATGATTCTTTTGCAGGTACATACATAGTATAACATGGTTACCGATCTAGGCCTCCATTATAATTTCATCTCAATTTCTAATATTGCAGATACTCAAAGGAAAAAAAAATTGAATATATCATATAATATCCTCAAATACAAAGTGATTGGAGATATATGAGAACTGTGAGAGAAGAATATATGAGATGAGAGGGAGCTTTTGCTTCTGCTCAAAACCCTACTAATGATGGGTGTAAGATAGAAATTTGTAATTGTAGGCATTGTGCAAGGCTTTCTAGGATATCATTATAATTTCCCATTGCAGTATTATATCCATTTTATTAACTATGTACAGAATGCCCTTGAAGTGGCCATCAGTACTAAAAACAATCCTATACTGTATATCATTGAGTTAATTCTGCGACTATTCAAATTTAAAAAATAAAAAATAAACTATGCAATAAGAAAACATTTGATCACCTCTTTGAGTGGAAGATAAATTATCCTCCTCGTACTGCTTACGTTCATAGTCTTGTTCGAATCGGTCCAATGCATGGAACTCGTGGTATAATTCCTGTAGGCAAAAGAATATTAGTGTTTTGCTTTTTTGGAAAATTGGATCAGTTAGAACTCAATAGTAAGCTCAATACATTGGATACAGCACTTGAGTGGGAGACACAGGATGAAACCTCCTTAAGTTCCCAAAACAAACTTTCTTCTATATTCATAGATATAAATGGAAATTACTCAAAGCCAAATTAGCAAGGGAGGATGATAATTCGTGTTGAAATACTAGAAAAAGATGAGATGAACACACGAAAAGGATATATGAAACTTTTTTCTATGGATAGCGTTAATTACTGAAAAATAATAATAATAATAATAATTTGGCAGCCGTTATAAGGAAATATAAAATTCCTCTATATCTCTGGTCAGGTAAGATGATACTTACAGCAGTATACTGGACCAACGTCATCAGTTGCTGCATTACCGAAGTTGCCTCCACCTTCAGATGCTTCTGAGGAATAAGTTCTCTGCTGATTCTGTAGAGTAAAATAAAATTTCACCAAGTAAGAATATGAAATCTTAAAGAAACAAATGTCAGCAGGTATATAGTCCCGAAGTATATTACTTCTCAAAATATCTGTCCAAGTTGTGCCACTGAGGATCTTTACATCGATTTCCAAAACGAACCACCTCCCCCGAGAAAATTTTTAACTCCTCCCTATCAAATGAATGAGTAAAGTTTAGTGAACGAATTAAACATGAAAAACAAACTAAACACATGTGAAGGTCACTCATTTGCACAACAAAATGAGGTGGCAAGTATTCGCAAGTAGATTGAGCATCCACCTTTTATCAGCTGCAACAATCCTCAAAAGCTCATCCGTATCTTTGGATACTAAATACTGCACACCTTCAGAAGGAAACACCACTTCTTTTAAATTCCTAATACTTCTGGTCGAAATAGATTGCATAAGATTGTAACCCTTAACAACAGTGTTGGCAATCTCGAATGCTATAATAGCAATCTCATTCCCCTTGGCTGGCGGCGCTGAATTGAAACCAGTGGCGGAATTCAAATTGGTCATGCTGCTCCCAAGCGTGTCCAACACTGACACTGCCCCTCTCCCTATCCGTGATCCCACCTCAGAAACCTGCAATGTTTATTAACAATAATATTAGTTTCCTTCAATGACATAATTTCGAAAAATGATCAACATATAAGCAGGGTTAGAAAGACAGTGCTATGCACGAACCTTGGCCTTGCGGAAAGAGCCGGATTTATATCGCGGAATCCCATCGTAAAAGTCATCAGTGGCATCACCTCCTTCGTAGACAAGTGCAGGACCGTCTTGGGAGTATCTAGGCGGCTGCGGAGCAGTGTCCATATCCACGGCCGGCGGCGGAGCCACCTCAGCAGCAGCAGAAGTAGTGGTCCTCTTGGAGCTTCTCAGCTTGTAATCATCACCCCCTTGGCGGCGATTGTCGGCGGCCCAGGCGTTGACCGCCTTGTGGGAACTCTTGGAGCAAAGTCCTCCCATGGCGCCAAACCGAAGCAAGTACCGTTCTTGATCGGGAGAAGTGAGAAAGATGAAGATGAAGCGAGTAGGAGAAGTTTAGAAGCAGAAGAGACGATGGGTGGCGGAGTTTGGGGACTGGGGTGGGAGTAGGGTAAAGGGTCAAAAGGGTGGTTAGGGGAAGGAAGAATAATAAAGAAATGGGGAAGAAGCATGGTGATGGAAGACTCGTTTGGTATGAAGAGGGACGTCTGCTTTGCTCTCTGGAATGGAATGGGTCAATATTCAAACTTTGCGCGCTGACCACGGTTTCCTATCTGGCAAATCGCCCTCGCTCCAAAATGGGACTTCAAGATGCCCGCTCTTGGATCTCTTGAACATACACATTATTAACTTCAAAATCAATTCTTCAAAGGAAAGAAGAAAAAAATTTCAAAATCAAAGTTTTTCGGTTTCGAAATAGTGAAGTTCGACGGCTAATGTTCTTAATGTAAATCTATCTGCATCACAACCTTGTTTGTCAATATATGAAGTCGGTTTTTTTTCTGAGTCGAATCGAATAGGGGTACTTAATTGACATTTTGTAGACAAACAAAAATGAGTTATCAGTTTTCAACTAGAGTTTTTTTTTTATCATTTAATCTGAATTTGAGAGGCTTCGGGTTTATTTTCATTATAGGCACTAGATTGCCTATTTGAATGTATTATTCTTTTCTTTAATTATTTTAATTACATGACGACTTATACACAATGTCACAATGATACCAAGATTCATAGTCATGAATCATGATTACCTACTTAAGAAAATGACACTAAAATTTAACTGGGATTTGAAACCGTGTAATAGGAATTAGAAACTTCTCAAATCTCAACCATCTAGAAAAAAAAAGACATAAATTTTATAATAACTTCACTCAATTAAACTTTTATCATTAGTCTTTCACTAGAAGCAATGGAAGAATTTCTCTTTTATTAAACTCTAAAAATGTGAGTTCCCCGAAGGCGTGTCCTCTTTGGCGAGTCAAGGCGAGCTATCATTATTGTGGGAAACACATTGGCTTCAACATACATGTAGTTTTGCTTGGATCTAAAATCTTTAAGAGGTCAATCGAGGTGGGAAACCTTTGATTTTTGATATGCTGCCTTTTGTAGTTTTGTAGCTTGATTTCATTTTGTGACCGTCATTGTTCACTTCACTCGTATCATAATGCGTTTTTGGAGTGAATAAGTGGTTTGATTTTACAAGGATGTGATGGTTTAAGAGGATGCACCAACACTCGTGGTGATAGCCTTAACCATTGAAAACCAAAATGGAACACACAAAAACCGAGTGACAATTATGTGACACCAACTATCACTCATATTTACCAAATCAAAATCTTTCACTCAAAATTCCGTATTCACATTGCCGTTATGATCATATCTCACACTATTTCGTTATCATTTAATACGTAAGTTGAACGAATCATTGTGCAAATGATCACTCTACTCAAGACTTGTGACAAAAACCTCCCTCTCCTTTTTTCTTTCAAAAACAAAAATCGTACTCCTTTTGTAAGTTTTTTGTTTTAAATTTCTGAAAGAAAAAAAGAAGAAAGACAAACAGTAGAATTAGAAGGAGAATATAGTGGAGGCTAAATAATAGGAAACCCATGAGGTGGGAGTTGGATGGCAGCAGCACCAGCAGGTTCCAAGAACAAGACAGCAGCACTCAAGCTTTGACTTGCTCCCCCACAAACCCTCTCCTTTTACCTAATCACAATATACAAATCCCACCAATAAATGGATGAAATTGACCCGTCTCCATAGACTAGTCTGCCTCCTTGTTTTCTCTTCCAACCTCCCTCCATGGAAAACTGAGGAAACAACTCATCATCATAGTCAGAGAGAAAGCTAGAGAGAGAAAAACAGAGAGCATGAGTACCCGGAAAGCTGCATCCGAGGCGGAGGCCGCGATAAAATCCATCGGATTGGGCTACGATCTCACCGTTGACTTGAAGCTCAAGTACTGCAAGCGCCAGTCTTCCGGTGTTGACTCCCGCTTGATCACCATCGACGACGATCAACTCCGTGATATCTCCATTCCCGGCGGTATTTGCATTCCCAATGTCCCCAAGTCCATCAAATGCGATAAGGGCGAGCGCATGCGTTTCGGCTCCGACGTCCTCTCTTTTCAACAGGTACCCTAGGCTTTTTTTATCACTTAGTTTCATTTCTGATCAGTACTAATTTCATTATTAACTTGTTCCTTAATTATTTCATTTTGGGATGAATTTCCATTTATAGATGTCGGAGCAGTTTAACCAGGAATTGGCCCTTTCGGGTAAGATTCCAACCGGACATTTCAACACTGCGTTTGAGTTTACCGGGGGATGGCAGAAGGATGCCGCCAACACAAAGACTCTTGCTTTCGACGGTGTTTCCATCACCCTTTACAGCGTTGCCCTCGAAAAATCTCAGGTTGCATTGCGTGATGATGTCAAACAAGCTGTTCCTTCATCCTGGGATCCTGCAGCATTGGCAAGGTCTAACCTCTATTCGCATACCTTTTGGTCTGTTTTTAGTGTTACATACTTGCATGTAATGGTATTGTTTGTTTAGAGTTAGAAACTGATTGCAATTGTATCGTTGTTTGATTGCAGGTTTATTGACAAGTATGGAACGCATGTTATAGTTGGGGTGAAAATGGGGGAAAAGATACGATCTATGCCAAGCAGATGCACTCATCACCTGTCCAACCTGCTGATGTGCAGAAAAAATTGAAGGACATGGCCGACAAGCTGTATATAGATGGA encodes:
- the LOC101314230 gene encoding uncharacterized protein LOC101314230 — encoded protein: MGGLCSKSSHKAVNAWAADNRRQGGDDYKLRSSKRTTTSAAAEVAPPPAVDMDTAPQPPRYSQDGPALVYEGGDATDDFYDGIPRYKSGSFRKAKVSEVGSRIGRGAVSVLDTLGSSMTNLNSATGFNSAPPAKGNEIAIIAFEIANTVVKGYNLMQSISTRSIRNLKEVVFPSEGVQYLVSKDTDELLRIVAADKREELKIFSGEVVRFGNRCKDPQWHNLDRYFEKISRELIPQKHLKVEATSVMQQLMTLVQYTAELYHEFHALDRFEQDYERKQYEEDNLSSTQRGDTLGILRSELKSQRKLVKSLKKKSLWSKSMEEVMEKLVEIVHFLYLEMHAAFRSAEGQKTAEGATNKYQKLGPAGLSLHYANIVLQIDTLVVRSSAPPPTTRDTLYQSLPPNIKSSLRSKLHSFHIKEELTITQIKAEMEKTLHWLVPMAANTAKDHHGFGWVGEWASTGAETNRKPAPQTEVIRIETFHHANREKTEACVLKLVLWLHYLVSQSKPASTSVGMRSPVKSIATTTLPNTNKQLTDIPPSAVLTTDDQQMLQDVSKRKRVPGISKSQDFENVSSLGNLGRLNKSNSYSSGEGTKKVLPFSRLSSGVPVIDFGIDKEKALDVIDRVETHRDHHHHPRE